CTTTGGTAAGTTGGAATGTCTTTAGTTGAACGTTCATGTTGATCAATGACATTCTGATGGAATCATATAAGTTATTTTCAACTTCAAAAGAAAAGTTCTTCAACTCAAAATTTTCCACTTCTATCAGATCATAATCTTTGTTTTTCTTGGATTTTGGTTTTCGGGGCTCATTGAAAAGGGAATCTATGGGTGGCCCCGAGGAAATAATATGGATATTATCCAATAGGGCAGAGTCTATCGAAAGCGTGTTTTGGAATAAAAAGGGAAACCACTTAAATCCGGTCACATTGATCTGATCTGCTACAAGATTTACTTTTACTGTCTTATCATCCAATGAATCCGAAGGACTGACTTTAATGTTTTTGATTTTAAGAAATGTACCTGAGTAATTGTAATTCAATTTGATTTCCCCAAAACTAACTTCATGATTTCCAAAATCGCTGGTTCTGGTGATCATATTGGTAACTATCCTATCGGCATTATCATTCAAATACAGATTGATAAGATAAGGTATACCCCTCATAACCAAAACCACGAGAACAATTAAAACTGATAACCCTATCAAAAATTTTTTCATAGAAATGCAAGACCCTAAGAATCTTGTAGAAAAATAGAAAAATTCAACGACTTCAATTCAATCGATGGGTAATTTAATTAAATAATCTTTCCCTTTTTTCACGTTCAGCTTGGAGGACCGTAACCACGGATTATAAATTTTGAGTTCTTTGTAATTGGAATTATGTCTTATCGCCCATTGAGCAAGGTTTGGGATGTTTTGGTCTACCTTCAACTCTCTAAATAATGGCTGCTTATAAATAGCATCCTCCGAAAGATCAAAACCATAATTAACCGGATTTTCGAAGATCTCCTTGAAAGCCAGAATCCGGAACAAATACCTGCTGGTCTCCTCTACCAAATGTAAATTGTAATAATCACTTTGATTTTGCTCCTCTTTTCTTTTCCCTATTCCTGCAATGCCCATATTATAGCTTGCCGCCACCGAAGTCCAATTCCCAAATTTTCCAAAAGCAGCCTTCAAATATTTTGCAGCAGCAAGCGTTGACTTTTCCAAATGATACCTTTCGTCAACATCATTACTCACCTCGAGACCATAATCTTTTGCCGTCCCTGGCATAAACTGCCAAAAACCCCTGGCCCCTGCGGGAGAAACCACATTCAGTAATCCTGATTCTGCCATAGCGAGATATTTGAAATCCTCAGGAACACCCTGTTCTTTAAAGATTTTTTCTATCATTGGCAAAAACTTTCCCGCTCGCTTCATCAACAGGATCATATTGGACTGCCAATAGGCATTGACGTAAATCTCCTTTTCAAAACGCTCCATGACATCAGATTGGTGAAGTGGTACCGGCTCTCCTGCAAAACTGATTTCTTCGGGAAGAGCAAAAATCCGGACCTTAGGTTCCGGAATGGTAAAGG
This window of the Aquiflexum balticum DSM 16537 genome carries:
- a CDS encoding lytic transglycosylase domain-containing protein, which produces MRRYHLFIIYGLIAVLFLVVIIQNKQGIHSTVFGEEVTVEAADGQMMTFTIPEPKVRIFALPEEISFAGEPVPLHQSDVMERFEKEIYVNAYWQSNMILLMKRAGKFLPMIEKIFKEQGVPEDFKYLAMAESGLLNVVSPAGARGFWQFMPGTAKDYGLEVSNDVDERYHLEKSTLAAAKYLKAAFGKFGNWTSVAASYNMGIAGIGKRKEEQNQSDYYNLHLVEETSRYLFRILAFKEIFENPVNYGFDLSEDAIYKQPLFRELKVDQNIPNLAQWAIRHNSNYKELKIYNPWLRSSKLNVKKGKDYLIKLPID